In Trichoderma atroviride chromosome 2, complete sequence, one DNA window encodes the following:
- a CDS encoding uncharacterized protein (EggNog:ENOG41), whose amino-acid sequence MDPSPEQVAAMVAKYPSLKKVVESGIATDDGREEKLLSFILSHPDLETMRGSPSKILAAMDEFSGKHDFLINIGDNKAKILYDLLNEEKPQTLVELGGYVGYSAIHFADTMRRYSKPDAQPRVFSLEMKAEFSAISRQLIELAGLSDIVTVVTGPAEESIRKLHKEGTLSNIDFLFLDHVESLYTPDFKACEELGLLKKGAVITADNVVRPGAPEYREFVRNHARLQSTGVKALIQPGDIDDEMEISHVIN is encoded by the exons ATGGACCCATCTCCGGAACAAGTTGCTGCCATGGTCGCAAAATATCCATCGCTGAAAAAAGTCGTTGAGTCAGGCATCGCG ACCGACGACGGCCGCGAAGAGAAACTGCTCTCTTTCATCCTTTCTCATCCTGACCTAGAAACAATGAGAGGATCTCCGTCCAAGAttctcgccgccatggaTGAATTCTCCGGCAAGCACGACTTCCTCATCAACATTGGTGacaacaaggccaagattctGTATGACCTGCTCAACGAGGAGAAGCCGCAGACGCTCGTCGAACTAGGCGGCTATGTTGGATACTCTGCTATCCATTTCGCAGACACCATGCGCCGTTACAGCAAGCCAGACGCACAGCCCCGCGTTTTCAGCCTGGAGATGAAGGCTGAATTTTCCGCCATTTCCAGGCAGCTGATTGAGCTTGCAGGGCTTTCGGATATCGTCACCGTCGTTACCGGCCCTGCAGAGGAATCGATTCGGAAGCTGCACAAGGAAGGCACCTTGTCGAATATTGACTTTTTATTCCTTGACCATGTCGAGTCCCTGTATACCCCTGACTTCAAGGCTTGTGAAGAACTTGGACTCCTCAAAAAGGGCGCAGTGATCACGGCCGATAATGTTGTGAGACCAGGCGCGCCCGAGTATCGCGAATTTGTCAGGAATCATGCCAGATTGCAGAGCACTGGAGTCAAGGCGCTGATTCAGCCTGGAGATATTGAT GACGAAATGGAAATCAGCCATGTGATCAACTAG
- a CDS encoding uncharacterized protein (BUSCO:EOG092D05X9) produces MSSTMRDLISGEAELDDDEDDESFDEETGRERRKRPTAHVDDSSEEEEDDDDEEEARKIREGFIVDEDEEEEEAESDVESRPIKRKREHRNREEEEALDEEDLELIGEQFGEQPKPQAPSKFKRLKRGHRDEDDGAHEKRGLEEIFADEDEDAGEQRSYGRPGFRSQVDEFDDFIEEDYPEDEDERIRQQEDAEVARPRDRGVGGVVDTTGLDKDALDDMEAIFGNGEDYDWALQMEEEEEDREREEQGIELKDVFEPSQLKEKLLTDEDNEIRFTDEPERFQLDRKSFKNLQLTAEQFKEEARWITNQLWPKKGLVQELQAPFGKAVSKVLEFFIVDEVEVPFVFQHRKDYLLHSKKIRKSTRDDPDGPDYTIQSDKLLNQDDLWRILELDIKFRSFVEKRNSLEKSFENLKSMDVQDSMVEEMIPEATTMEEIQDLQDYLQFQYANKLKDLATLAGNISLTKRPGSKSSLLDRVRNGKAYYFVKAYGITADQLAKNALRQGRKVAPDDNEQYPMDLADTLLDDSFNTGDQVMNAARQMYAEELFASPRMRKYLRASFYQAAELSCRRTDKGLRKIDDTHPYYEVKYIQNQAIADLVHQPEVFLKMMRAEEEGLVEIKLEMPSRYDFRRQLYQEFESENFSDRAEQWREERKKVLDLAYPKLEKIVAKNIKEVIRTFCQDEVLKMCRQEFYRKLDQAPYKPKGMILGTTPRVLVLSNGGGDPTRDPVCWAWVEEEGRVLEQGKFGNLGRDETQRENFVELVRRRRPDVIGVGGWSSDTQKLVRDLEGLVSEKSLMGAEFEDPETNDYRTELLEVIVVEDEVARLYKDSPRAIAEHPSLNPITRYCIALARYLQNPMKEYAALNKDVASLSFHPCQNLLPPDKLMKYLESAMVDTVNMVGVNINEAMTDSYTANLLPYVAGLGPRKATSVIKTINANGGVVNTRDELVGDPDSGKLPVVGPRVWNNCASFLYIEYDATNPSSDPLDNTRVHPEDYELGRKMAADALELDEEDVKAETDENGPGAIVRKLFKQDEQERVNELVLDEYADQLQRNFSQRKRATLEAISAELQAPYEELRRSFALLTPSDIFTMFTGETKSTLCEGMIVPVMVRMVRDDFAIVKLDCGIEGRIEGHEVSNRSSVKDVLSSGQTVQAKILEMNYKDFLAKLSMREESLRIPYKPPINFGRDGWDYALEAADKEELREKDKTTGRTQRVVKHPNFKPYNSIQAEEFLGSQPPGEVIIRPSSKGNDHLAITWKVADGVYQHIDVLEMQKDTEFSVGKLLRIGGKYTYSDLDELIVDHVKAMAKKVEEMMRHDKYQNRSRNETEKWLITYVDANPNRSAYAFCIDTKHPGYFWLCFKASKTARVIGLPVRTIPQGFELRGYQYPDMRALCNGFKLRFQNEFSKMGAR; encoded by the exons ATGAGCTCTACTATGCGCGATCTGATTTCGGGGGAGGCCGAgttggacgacgacgaagatgacgaatcTTTTGACGAAGAAACTGGCCGAGAGCGCCGAAAGAGACCTACTGCTCACGTCGACGACTccagcgaagaggaagaagatgatgacgacgaggaagaagctcgCAAG ATCCGCGAGGGCTTCATTgtcgatgaggacgaagaagaggaagaagcggaGTCCGATGTCGAAAGCCGACCGATTAAGAGAAAGCGAGAGCATCGGAAccgcgaggaggaagaggcacTTGATGAGGAAGATCTAGAACTAATTGGCGAGCAATTTGGTGAACAACCAAAGCCCCAGGCTCCA TCCAAGTTCAAGCGCCTTAAACGTGGCCAccgagatgaagacgatggagCCCACGAAAAGCGAGGGCTGGAAGAAATCTTcgccgacgaagacgaggacgctGGAGAACAGCGTTCATACGGTCGACCCGGCTTCCGCTCCCAAGTAGACGAATTCGACGACTTCATAGAGGAAGACTATcccgaagatgaggatgagcGCATACGCCAACAGGAAGATGCTGAGGTCGCCCGCCCCAGAGACCGTGGTGTTGGAGGAGTTGTTGACACGACAGGACTGGACAAAGATGCCCTGGATGATATGGAAGCTATTTTCGGTAATGGCGAAGATTACGACTGGGCGCTtcagatggaagaagaggaagaggacagAGAGCGAGAGGAGCAAGGCATTGAACTCAAGGATGTCTTTGAGCCTTCACAGCTTAAAGAAAAGCTGCTCACCGACGAGGATAACGAGATTCGATTTACCGACGAGCCCGAACGCTTCCAACTGGATCGTAAATCATTCAAGAACCTACAGTTGACAGCAGAGCAGTTCAAGGAGGAAGCTCGATGGATCACCAACCAGCTTTGGCCGAAGAAGGGCTTGGTCCAGGAACTCCAGGCCCCTTTTGGCAAAGCTGTTAGCAAAGTACTCGAGTTTTTCATTGTCGACGAAGTGGAGGTTCCATTTGTGTTTCAGCACCGAAAAGACTACCTCCTACACTCCAAGAAAATTCGCAAATCGACCAGGGACGACCCTGATGGTCCTGATTACACAATTCAGTCGGATAAGCTCTTGAACCAGGATGACTTATGGAGAATCCTAGAGCTGGATATCAAATTCCGTTCGtttgtggagaagagaaactCACTCGAGAAATCATTTGAAAACCTCAAATCGATGGACGTCCAAGACAGCATGGTCGAAGAAATGATTCCGGAAGCCACCACCATGGAAGAGATTCAGGATCTGCAAGACTATTTGCAATTCCAATACGCCAATAAGCTAAAGGATCTGGCCACCCTGGCTGGAAACATATCGCTAACGAAGCGTCCGGGTTCAAAATCTTCCCTGCTCGACCGTGTTCGCAATGGCAAGGCCTATTATTTTGTCAAGGCCTACGGAATTACTGCAGATCAGCTAGCCAAGAATGCTCTCCGCCAGGGCAGAAAAGTTGCGCCTGATGACAATGAGCAGTACCCGATGGATCTTGCCGACACCCTTCTTGACGACAGCTTTAACACCGGTGATCAAGTCATGAATGCTGCTCGCCAGATGTATGCCGAAGAGCTCTTTGCTAGCCCCCGGATGCGCAAGTATCTGAGAGCCTCATTTTACCAGGCAGCAGAACTAAGCTGCCGCCGAACAGACAAGGGCTTGCGAAAGATTGACGATACGCATCCTTACTACGAAGTCAAGTACATACAAAACCAAGCGATTGCCGATCTGGTGCACCAGCCTGAAGTGTTCCTCAAGATGATGCGCGCAGAGGAGGAAGGCCTGGTGGAAAtcaagctggagatgcctTCACGCTACGACTTCCGGAGACAACTTTACCAAGAGTTTGAATCAGAAAACTTTAGCGATCGGGCGGAGCAGTGGCGAGAGGAGCGCAAAAAGGTATTGGATCTCGCCTATCCTAAGCTGGAAAAAATTGTGGCCAAAAACATCAAAGAAGTTATTCGAACGTTTTGCCAAGACGAAGTTCTTAAGATGTGTCGACAAGAGTTCTACCGCAAGCTGGATCAAGCTCCTTACAAGCCCAAGGGGATGATCCTAGGCACCACTCCCCGAGTCCTGGTGTTGTCTAATGGAGGTGGTGATCCCACTCGCGACCCTGTGTGCTGGGCTTGGGTAGAGGAAGAAGGACGTGTGCTCGAACAAGGCAAATTTGGCAATCTTGGTAGAGACGAGACTCAGCGTGAAAATTTTGTCGAGCTCGTACGGCGACGGCGCCCCGATGTCATTGGTGTTGGCGGTTGGTCGTCCGATACACAGAAGCTCGTACGTGACTTGGAAGGCCTAGTGAGCGAGAAGAGCCTCATGGGAGCAGAGTTTGAAGATCCGGAGACAAATGATTACCGCACCGAGCTCCTTGAAGTCATTGTTGTGGAGGATGAAGTCGCACGCCTTTACAAGGATAGCCCCCGTGCGATAGCCGAGCATCCTTCGCTAAACCCCATCACAAGATACTGTATTGCTTTGGCACGATATCTGCAAAACCCCATGAAAGAGTACGCTGCGTTGAACAAAGATGTGGCTTCTCTTTCATTCCACCCATGCCAGAACCTTCTCCCTCCAGACAAGCTGATGAAATATCTGGAGTCCGCCATGGTTGATACTGTCAACATGGTCGGAGTCAATATCAATGAGGCCATGACCGACTCATACACAGCCAACCTCCTCCCTTATGTTGCAGGTTTAGGACCGCGAAAAGCCACCAGCGTCATCAAGACTATTAATGCAAACGGAGGTGTGGTCAACACAAGAGACGAACTGGTTGGCGATCCCGATAGCGGAAAGCTTCCTGTCGTAGGACCACGCGTCTGGAACAATTGCGCCAGTTTCCTGTACATTGAGTACGACGCAACCAATCCCTCATCAGATCCTCTGGACAACACTCGTGTTCACCCAGAGGATTACGAGCTGGGTCGCAAGATGGCGGCAGATGCGCTTGAactggacgaagaagatgtcaagGCCGAAACTGATGAGAATGGACCTGGTGCCATCGTGCGAAAACTCTTCAAGCAAGACGAGCAGGAGAGAGTTAACGAACTGGTGCTTGACGAGTATGCCGACCAGCTGCAGAGGAACTTTAGCCAACGCAAACGAGCCACTCTCGAGGCCATTAGTGCAGAATTGCAAGCTCCATATGAAGAACTGCGCAGGAGCTTCGCGCTGCTCACGCCTTCTGACATTTTCACCATGTTTACAGGCGAAACCAAATCAACTCTCTGTGAGGGCATGATTGTTCCCGTTATGGTGCGCATGGTCAGAGACGACTTTGCCATCGTGAAGCTAGACTGTGGCATCGAAGGCAGGATAGAAGGCCATGAAGTATCGAACCGATCGTCTGTCAAGGACGTACTTAGCTCTGGGCAAACGGTACAAGCCAAGATTCTCGAGATGAATTACAAGGATTTCCTGGCTAAGCTCTCCATGAGAGAAGAGTCTCTGCGGATACCGTACAAGCCTCCCATCAACTTTGGTCGTGACGGCTGGGACTACGCCCTCGAGGCTGCCGATAAAGAAGAGCTCCGTGAGAAAGACAAAACCACGGGCAGGACACAACGAGTTGTCAAGCACCCCAACTTCAAACCTTACAACTCAATTCAAGCAGAGGAATTTCTTGGATCGCAGCCTCCTGGCGAGGTCATCATTCGACCCTCTTCAAAGGGTAATGACCATTTGGCCATTACCTGGAAGGTTGCCGATGGCGTCTACCAACACATTGATGTcttggagatgcagaagGATACAGAATTCTCCGTCGGCAAACTTCTCCGGATAGGTGGCAAATATACTTACAGTGATCTGGACGAGTTGATTGTGGACCATGTtaaggccatggccaaaaaagtcgaggagatgatgagacACGACAAGTACCAAAATAGATCGCGTAACGAGACTG AAAAATGGCTTATTACATACGTGGATGCCAATCCCAACCGATCTGCGTACGCCTTCTGCATCGACACCAAGCATCCCGGATACTTTTGGCTTTGCTTTAAGGCGAGCAAAACAGCCCGCGTGATCGGCCTGCCAGTACGGACCATTCCCCAGGGTTTCGAGCTTAGGGGATACCAATACCCCGATATGCGAGCCCTGTGTAACGGTTTCAAGCTGCGATTCCAGAATGAGTTCTCCAAGATGGGGGCGCGATAG
- a CDS encoding uncharacterized protein (EggNog:ENOG41) has protein sequence MASPGPRRFAPLRAMADLSPFNTAPPLRGIVFDMDGTLSVPQTYMFREMRSILGIPQSVDILEHIDKLPPHQQPPAHEAIRAIERKAMASQAPQPGLQTLMSYLEAYQVPKAICTRNFDLPVQHLITTFIPTSQFYPVITRDFRPPKPHPAGIIHIAQSWGLIDGSGAVDASGLIMVGDSLDDLTAGRLAGAATVLLLNDVNRDLANHENTDLVIHQLDELIHILETGFQGRLIEPGRLQS, from the exons ATGGCTTCTCCGGGGCCCAGAAGATTCGCTCCTTTGCGAGCAATGGCAGATTTGTCACCTTTCAATACCGCTCCGCCGCTGAGAGGCATTGTATTTGACATGGATGGGACGTTGAG TGTGCCGCAGACATACATGTTCAGGGAAATGCGCTCCATCCTCGGAATCCCTCAATCAGTGGACATTCTCGAACACATTGATAAACTGCCCCCTCACCAACAGCCGCCCGCCCACGAGGCCATCCGCGCCATTGAGCGCAAGGCCATGGCCTCACAGGCGCCCCAGCCAGGCCTCCAGACCCTCATGTCGTACCTCGAGGCCTACCAGGTTCCCAAAGCCATCTGCACTCGCAACTTCGACCTCCCCGTCCAGCACCTTATCACCACGTTTATACCCACTTCCCAGTTCTACCCCGTCATCACCCGGGACTTTCGCCCTCCTAAACCTCATCCGGCAGGCATAATACACATTGCTCAGAGTTGGGGCCTGATAGATGGCTCCGGGGCCGTGGATGCGAGCGGCCTAATCATGGTTGGGGACTCTCTTGATGACCTGACGGCAGGGAGATTAGCGGGCGCTGCgacggtgctgctgctcaacgaTGTAAACAGGGACTTGGCCAACCACGAGAATACAGATTTGGTGATACACCAGCTGGACGAGTTGATTCATATACTAGAAACTGGTTTCCAGGGGCGGCTGATAGAGCCAGGGCGTTTACAGTCATGA
- a CDS encoding uncharacterized protein (EggNog:ENOG41~TransMembrane:10 (i151-174o186-205i212-229o249-267i656-677o689-706i713-729o735-753i760-779o799-822i)), which translates to MSSSNGSSSSTPPPWPPSRPSKRSKMRNGTFVIPATGQRSRRQVTLRTPRNRSRCDGSRRRSSMPSVGTAGQHLQAVSQAVWEKCLAAWRWLQTDQGHQVLKCTLAYLLGTTATFWPPLSNFMGRRDGKHIAATVTVYFHPARTAGSMLEAVMIAVVAVVYAELVSLLSMGIAIASRDIWGSAAPAHVIVLVICIGGGLGLVGWTKQRLNQPLVNTASTLASMAIISIITKEESVHNGYFSGDKIVQMLKLLSLGISFTVAVNLLVWRVSARKVLRKSILTAAVALGDRLSFITSGFLNRSEDEVSSPEYAEASAQYNSAYAQIMTTLREAKIEHYLLGQENTYALDKRLIKSLETLSQAIGGLRSALQTQLTLLKEGPDSGLPPLSGLFSPEPPSRMSRAVSYFSDDARDQLSIIEEDEFERRSIPFSQSDPTLDQTPIFRVPSDIFALFLALLGPSMKSLAYTLLETLKQNPFSQDPESQATTIEQLRTSLRDALDLYDNARGKALHELYRSIQLGRTRSEEIQADIEEVAAACGHFSVCLQGVAEEMDAYLDVLGSESIQSQARSWKWIKVWRHWKLFQRRRDSDAEIEPLLPRTPKPTSKKSPTPQGIPPKMLKRRDSLHWDASPPEKTSAFVRKCSQALLKFLRFLTREDVLFGIKVGIGAILWAMFAFIPSTRPIYQHWRGEWGLLSYMIVVGMTTGASNTTGSSRFIGTLIGAACACVAWSLSMTNPWLLELYTAIVALGNFYIILVMKKAPLGRISLLAYNVIVLYAYSLSQDVDDDDDDEGGIDPLIFEITYHRVLAVTLGILWGILFCRLLWPISGRRKFREGLSVLYLQLGLIWKRGPLAGISKNKNVLDFMQEGEQIALRRYVFKLESLRDSAKSEFELRGPFPNAAYGRIMHSTKHILDGLYAMRLITQRRHTLSEGESSLLEITSAERLQLCQRLCHVFQVLASSVMLEYPLTDAIPTIDRTRDRLLNKIYEYRKKHMEMNLRNNDDDATQTMTEERDFALLYAYTLVTAQVAAELKKIKMEIEALFGVLHEDELLLE; encoded by the exons ATGAGCAGCTccaacggcagcagctcctcgacgccgccgccatggccgcccTCCCGGCCCTCCAAGAGGAGC AAAATGCGCAACGGGACGTTTGTCATCCCTGCCACCGGTCAGCGGTCCCGGCGCCAGGTCACGCTCCGCACTCCCAGGAATCGGTCACGCTGTGATGGATCCCGGCGGCGTTCGTCTATGCCCTCTGTTGGTACGGCTGGCCAGCATCTCCAGGCTGTGTCGCAGGCTGTTTGGGAAAAGTGCCTGGCTGCTTGGAGATGGCTCCAGACTGACCAAGGCCACCAGGTGCTCAAGTGTACGCTGGCATATCTGCTGGGCACCACGGCGACATTCTGGCCACCATTATCGAACTTTATGGGCCGTAGAGATGGCAAGCATATCGCAGCCACCGTGACGGTATACTTCCACCCGGCGCGTACGGCTGGGTCCATGCTGGAGGCTGTCATGATTGCTGTTGTGGCCGTGGTGTACGCTGAGCTGGTCTCTCTCTTGTCGATGGGGATAGCGATTGCCTCTCGCGATATATGGGGGTCTGCTGCCCCTGCTCATGTCATCGTCTTGGTCATTTGTATAGgaggcggccttggccttgtcggtTGGACAAAGCAGCGATTAAATCAGCCCCTCGTGAATACTGCGTCCACCCTAGCATCGATGGCAATCATTTCCATCATTACCAAAGAAGAATCCGTCCACAATGGCTATTTTTCTGGGGATAAGATTGTACAGATGCTCAAGCTACTCTCGCTTGGCATCTCCTTCACCGTGGCTGTTAATCTCCTGGTTTGGCGCGTATCGGCAAGAAAGGTGTTGCGCAAGTCAATCCTCACGGCAGCTGTAGCGTTGGGTGATCGACTGTCGTTCATCACCAGTGGATTTTTGAATCGTTCGGAGGACGAGGTCAGCTCTCCCGAATATGCTGAGGCTTCTGCGCAGTATAATTCTGCTTATGCCCAGATAATGACTACACTTCGAGAGGCCAAAATCGAGCACTATCTTCTTGGGCAAGAGAACACATATGCGTTGGATAAACGCCTTATTAAATCACTAGAAACGCTCTCACAGGCTATTGGGGGTTTGCGTAGTGCACTTCAGACCCAGCTTACGCTTCTGAAAGAAGGTCCAGACTCTGGTTTACCGCCGCTATCCGGTCTATTCTCCCCTGAGCCGCCCTCACGGATGTCCCGGGCTGTGTCGTACTTTTCTGATGATGCTAGGGACCAACTATCGATTATTGAAGAGGACGAATTCGAACGACGTTCAATTCCCTTCAGCCAATCCGATCCTACTCTGGATCAAACACCGATTTTTCGCGTACCGTCAGATAtatttgctctcttcttggcGCTCTTAGGCCCCTCTATGAAGTCCTTGGCATATACGCTATTAGAAACGCTCAAGCAAAACCCATTCAGCCAAGATCCAGAAAGCCAAGCAACGACGATTGAGCAGCTCCGTACAAGCCTACGAGATGCCCTGGATTTGTACGATAACGCCAGAGGCAAAGCTCTTCATGAGTTGTATCGAAGCATACAGCTTGGAAGAACAAGGTCCGAGGAGATTCAGGCCGATATTGAGGAGGTTGCCGCCGCTTGCGGCCACTTCTCAGTTTGCTTGCAAGGTGTAgctgaggagatggatgcttACCTTGATGTTCTTGGATCCGAATCGATACAAAGCCAAGCTCGCAGCTGGAAATGGATCAAGGTTTGGAGACACTGGAAGCTGTTCCAACGCCGGCGAGATTCAGATGCCGAGATCGAGCCCCTCTTGCCAAGGACGCCTAAGCCGACTAGCAAAAAGTCGCCTACGCCCCAAGGCATACCTCCGAAAATGCTAAAGCGAAGGGATTCTCTTCATTGGGACGCTTCACCGCCAGAGAAAACAAGTGCCTTTGTCCGTAAATGCTCTCAAGCTCTGCTGAAATTTCTACGATTCTTAACGCGCGAGGATGTTTTGTTTGGAATCAAAGTGGGCATTGGCGCTATTCTATGGGCCATGTTTGCCTTCATCCCGTCCACAAGGCCAATATATCAACACTGGAGAGGCGAATGGGGCCTCCTGTCTTACATGATTGTTGTTGGTATGACCACCGGTGCTTCTAATACGACGGGCAGTTCTCGATTCATTGGCACTTTGATAGGAGCTGCGTGTGCTTGCGTTGCATGGTCGTTGAGCATGACCAACCCTTGGCTCCTTGAGCTTTATACCGCCATTGTGGCGCTGGGAAACTTCTATATCATCTTAGTCATGAAGAAAGCTCCTTTGGGGAGAATTTCACTTTTGGCGTATAATGTCATCGTGCTGTATGCGTACAGCCTTTCGCAGGAtgtcgatgacgatgacgatgacgagggtGGCATAGATCCTCTGATTTTCGAGATCACTTACCACCGAGTGTTGGCCGTCACACTGGGAATCTTATGGGGTATTCTCTTTTGTCGACTGCTGTGGCCAATCTCTGGGAGGAGGAAATTCCGGGAAGGGCTGTCGGTGCTATATCTGCAGCTTGGGCTTATATGGAAACGCGGCCCCCTTGCTGGTATCTCGAAAAACAAGAATGTCTTGGACTTTATGCAGGAAGGAGAGCAGATTGCGCTTCGACGATATG TTTTCAAACTCGAGTCATTGCGAGACTCTGCCAAGTCCGAGTTTGAACTTCGGGGACCCTTCCCGAATGCCGCCTATGGGCGAATTATGCACTCCACGAAACATATTTTAGATGGCCTCTATGCTATGCGTCTTATTACGCAGCGTCGACATACCCTTTCAGAGGGCGAGAGTTCTCTGCTGGAAATTACGTCGGCTGAAAGACTGCAACTGTGCCAACGCCTATGCCACGTTTTCCAAGTACTCGCATCCAGCGTCATGCTGGAATATCCTCTTACGGATGCTATTCCAACCATTGATCGCACCAGAGATCGCCTCCTGAACAAGATTTATGAGTACCGGAAGAAGCACATGGAGATGAATTTGAGAAAtaatgatgacgatgctacTCAGACGATGACGGAGGAGAGagattttgctttgctttacGCGTATACCCTTGTTACGGCGCAAGTGGCTGCTGAAttgaagaagataaaaatGGAGATTGAAGCGTTATTTGGAGTTTTGCATGAGGATGAATTGCTCTTGGAGTAA